The sequence AGCCCATCATCAATAAGATATCGAATATCCCGTTGACTTGCCAGACTCATTGCTTGATAGCTTTTACCAGTCCCACTGCTTCCAATTAAAAAAATCACTTTCATTAGACAACCTCCGAGTTTTTAATGATCTATTGTCCTTTTTGTTTTTCACGATATTTCATATCCACCTTAACTAAAAATTTAAGAATTGCTTTTTCTTCATTGAAGGTAAATTCATCTAACAATTCAAAGAGCTCCCTTTGCTCCTGTTTTCGATATTCCAGCAATAAGGCTTCTCCTTGTTCTGTTAAAACCAGTTCTTTGATTCGTTTATCCTCATCAGAATCTGCTTTGTAAATCATTTTTCGCTCAGTCAAACGCTTTACAGCAGACGTGATATCGTTCCGTTTCAGTCCAGTTTCGGTTATGAGCTTTTGAATACTGCTCCCTTTTCCTTTGCCCATATAACTCATTAACATCAAGTCCAGTATTTGCAAAGATTTTTTTCCAGAAAAGTTTCTTTTTTTATCTTCTATGATTAATGCATGTAGCAGCTTTTCTATATACTCATAAATTTGAACATAATAATTTCTCATCACGATACCCCTGACCCTCTGTATGATTTTCATCATATTATACCACGAATGAAGGTCTGCGAGAAATTTCTTTAAGCACACTAAAAAGCTCGAATATACAGAGATATTCGAGCAAGAACATAATGGAGATTAAGGATTTTGTTGTTCATCTCTTTGCATTTTCAGCAAATATGAAATAACAAACAGACTATCGCTTAAATGAACATTCTCCTGAACAATGTTTTCCGGAAGAATAATATCCACCGGCGCAAAGTTCCATACCGCCTTGACAGGCAACTTAACCAACTGATCAGCTACATCTTGTGCATTTTCAGAGTTTGTACAGATAACACCAATGTCTACGCTTTTGTTTTTTGCAAATTCTTCTAGCTCATCAATGTCCAGCACCGGAACGTCTCGGATTTTCAATCCAATAAGTCTTGGATTTTTTTCAAACAGCGCCAACACATGAAACCCCTTTTTTTCAAAGTTCGAGTAATTAGCGATTGCCTGTCCTAAGTTTCCAGCTCCAACAATGACGGTGTTATAGTGTTCTGTCAAGCCTAAAATTCGGCTGATTTCCGTGTAAAGTTCTGATACATCGTACCCATAACCCTGTTGCCCGAACCCACCAAAACAATTTAAGTCCTGACGAATTTGAGAAGCTGTAAACCCAATCATTCCGCTGAGCTCTTTAGACGATATCCTTGTCACATCTTTTTCCATTAATTCTTTCAGCCGTCTATGATACTTTGGAAGTCTTCTGATAACGGCCATTGACACATCTTTGTGATCTTTTTTCAACTTTTTCACCTCTTTATCTCGGGATGACAGGATGTTCATAGTCTATTATAATATAAATGGAGTCATAAAAAAACGTTTTTTTTTTAACAAATCAAAAATTCTGCCAATACTAACTTTTATCCATCAAAAAGGAGCAAAAAATGATTATCTTATCTGTCAATCAACTAGTCAAAAGTTTTGGCACTGATCTTATTCTGGATCAGGTGTCTTTTTCCATACAGCAAAAAGAAAAAGTCGGTTTAGTGGGAGCCAACGGTGCTGGCAAATCCACACTTTTTCAAATGATTGCTGGCGAAATACCCTTTGATAGTGGAAATATCCATATTCCCAATCATATTCAGTTAGGACGCCAAGATCAACTGCTGCATTTCAAACCTGAAGAAACTGTTTTTGATCATTTGATCTCTATTTTTACGCCTCTAATACAAATGGAGTCTCAGCTGCGTGAAATGGAGGCGACAATGAGCAACCTTGGAACAGACCCTCATAAAAGCAGAGAATTAGAACTCCTTATGCAAGAGTATAGCCTGCTTACAGAAGATTTCGAAGCACAAAATGGCTATGGTTTCAGAAGTGAAGTTCGGGGGGTTCTGAATGGCCTTGGTTTTTATGGTGACGACTTTTATCAGAAAGCATCGCTTCTCAGCGGTGGCCAAAAAACCAGATTAGCCTTAGCACGTCTATTATTGAGCAAGCCCAACCTGATTTTACTGGATGAACCTACCAATCATTTAGACATTGATTCGGTCCAATGGTTAGAAGGATTTTTGAAAACCCACCCTTCCTCATTGTTAATCATTTCACATGACCGTTATTTTTTGGATCAGGTAACAGACCGAACATTGGAGCTTGATCAAACCCATTTGATGGACTTTACCGGAAGCTATAGCCTTGCATTAAAAAAGAAAGCGGCTCTATTGGAATCTATGGAACGTCGACGAACTCGTCAAATGAAAGAGGTTCGTCAGCAAGAAGATCTGGTGCGCAAATTAAAGCAACATGGAACAGAGAAACTGGCAAAACGTGCTGCCAGTCGAGAAAAAAAGTTATCCAAAATGGAAGTCGAATCAAAAAAACATGCCACCCCGGTGCTCTCTTCCCTACAATTTCAAATACAAAGAAGCAGCGGCCGCCACGTACTAACGGCTGAAGAGGTGAGCAAACAATGGCCCGGTCACTCCCCATTGTTCCAAGATATTTCTTTTACTCTGGAACGTGGTGACAGAATGGCTTTGGTGGGACCAAACGGCATCGGAAAAACC is a genomic window of Tindallia californiensis containing:
- a CDS encoding MarR family winged helix-turn-helix transcriptional regulator, yielding MRNYYVQIYEYIEKLLHALIIEDKKRNFSGKKSLQILDLMLMSYMGKGKGSSIQKLITETGLKRNDITSAVKRLTERKMIYKADSDEDKRIKELVLTEQGEALLLEYRKQEQRELFELLDEFTFNEEKAILKFLVKVDMKYREKQKGQ
- a CDS encoding redox-sensing transcriptional repressor Rex yields the protein MKKDHKDVSMAVIRRLPKYHRRLKELMEKDVTRISSKELSGMIGFTASQIRQDLNCFGGFGQQGYGYDVSELYTEISRILGLTEHYNTVIVGAGNLGQAIANYSNFEKKGFHVLALFEKNPRLIGLKIRDVPVLDIDELEEFAKNKSVDIGVICTNSENAQDVADQLVKLPVKAVWNFAPVDIILPENIVQENVHLSDSLFVISYLLKMQRDEQQNP
- a CDS encoding ABC transporter ATP-binding protein; this encodes MIILSVNQLVKSFGTDLILDQVSFSIQQKEKVGLVGANGAGKSTLFQMIAGEIPFDSGNIHIPNHIQLGRQDQLLHFKPEETVFDHLISIFTPLIQMESQLREMEATMSNLGTDPHKSRELELLMQEYSLLTEDFEAQNGYGFRSEVRGVLNGLGFYGDDFYQKASLLSGGQKTRLALARLLLSKPNLILLDEPTNHLDIDSVQWLEGFLKTHPSSLLIISHDRYFLDQVTDRTLELDQTHLMDFTGSYSLALKKKAALLESMERRRTRQMKEVRQQEDLVRKLKQHGTEKLAKRAASREKKLSKMEVESKKHATPVLSSLQFQIQRSSGRHVLTAEEVSKQWPGHSPLFQDISFTLERGDRMALVGPNGIGKTTLFRIAMNLTEATRGTIQFGHQVKPAYYHQELTQLNEKLTVLEEMQESFPQQKDSFLRTCLGSLLFFGDDVFKPIHLLSGGEKARLSLLKIMLSPHNLLLLDEPTNHLDIPARENLEVALNQYDGTIFFISHDRYFMNQIATKILELTPSGATTYLGNYDQYLRKKKQLELEEDLLPSPAITKTQSKQEKKKERERRMQAKSHQKALDQLEQDLETVEAAIVETEEAMCLPEVFQNPEKSKKLHQKRQELEATRDSLYKEWESLLD